The following coding sequences lie in one Panicum virgatum strain AP13 chromosome 6N, P.virgatum_v5, whole genome shotgun sequence genomic window:
- the LOC120680159 gene encoding probable sucrose-phosphate synthase 4 isoform X4, producing MRCFLLQIEGEEASRLSKQHQEREEARQYAAADFSEDLSEGEKGENSNEPSIHDERTMTRMPRIGSTDAIEAWASQHKDKKLYIVLISIHGLIRGENMELGRDSDTGGQVKYVVELARALGSTPGIYRVDLLTRQISAPDVDWSYGEPTEMLSPICSENFGHEMGESSGAYIVRIPFGPRDKYIPKEHLWPYIQEFVDGALVHIVQMSKVLGEQVGSGQPVWPVVIHGHYADAGDSAALLSGALNVPMVFTGHSLGRDKLEQILKQGRQTRDEINATYKIMRRIEAEELCLDASEIIITSTRQEIEQQWGLYDGFDLTMARKLRARIKRGVSCFGRYMPRMIAIPPGMEFSHIAPHDVDLDGEAGNEDDSASPDPPIWADIMRFFSNPRKPMILALARPDPKKNITTLIKAFGEHRELRNLANLTLIMGNRDVIDEMSSTNAAVLTSVLKLIDKYDLYGQVAYPKHHKQSEVPDIYRLAARTKGVFINCAFIEPFGLTLIEAAAYGLPMVATRNGGPVDIHRVLDNGILVDPHNQNEIAEALYKLVSDKHLWAQCRQNGLKNIHQFSWPEHCKNYLSRVGTLKPRHPRWQKSNDATEISEADSPEDSLRDVHDISLNLKLSLDSEKSGSKEGNSNIVRRHLEDAVQKLSISVSASSVEGLSENVRWPSLCGRKHIIVIAVDSVQDADFVQIIKNIFEASSYRRLSCSVGFVLSTSKSISEIHALLISGGIETSDFDAFICNSGSDLCYPSSSSEDMLSPAELPFMIDLDYHTQIEYRWGGEGLRKTLIRWAAEKNSESGQNVIVEDEESSSTYCISFKVTNTEAASPVKEIRRTMRIQALRCHVLYSHDGSKLNVIPVLASRSQALRYLYIRWGVELSNMTVVVGESGDTDYESLLGGVHKTIILKGSFNAVPNQVHAARSYSLQDVVSFEKPGLASVEGYGPDNLKSALQKFGILKD from the exons ATGCGCTGTTTCTTGCTTCAG ATTGAAGGAGAGGAAGCCTCTCGTTTGTCTAAACAGCACCAGGAACGTGAGGAAGCTCGTCAATATGCTGCTGCTGATTTCTCTGAAGATCTATCTGAAGGCGAAAAAGGAGAAAACAGTAATGAACCATCTATTCACGATGAGAGGACAATGACACGGATGCCAAGGATTGGTTCAACTGATGCTATTGAAGCATGGGCAAGCCAGCACAAAGATAAAAAATTGTACATTGTATTGATAAG CATTCACGGCCTAATACGCGGTGAGAATATGGAGCTAGGGCGGGACTCAGATACAGGTGGTCAG GTCAAATATGTTGTAGAACTTGCTAGGGCTTTAGGTTCAACACCAGGCATATACAGAGTGGATCTACTTACAAGGCAGATTTCTGCACCTGATGTTGATTGGAGTTATGGGGAACCTACTGAGATGCTCAGTCCAATATGTTCAGAGAACTTTGGGCATGAGATGGGCGAAAGCAGTGGTGCCTACATTGTTCGTATACCATTTGGACCAAGAGATAAATATATCCCTAAAGAGCATCTGTGGCCCTACATCCAGGAATTCGTTGATGGTGCACTTGTTCACATTGTGCAGATGTCCAAGGTACTTGGAGAACAAGTTGGTAGTGGGCAACCTGTATGGCCTGTTGTTATACACGGACACTATGCTGATGCTGGTGATTCTGCTGCTTTACTGTCTGGGGCACTTAATGTACCTATGGTATTCACAGGCCATTCTCTTGGCAGAGACAAGTTGGAGCAGATTTTGAAGCAAGGGCGTCAAACCAGGGATGAAATAAATGCAACCTACAAAATAATGCGCCGAATTGAGGCTGAAGAACTTTGTCTTGATGCATCTGAAATCATAATTACAAGCACCAGGCAAGAAATAGAACAGCAATGGGGATTATATGATGGTTTTGATCTAACTATGGCCCGGAAACTTAGAGCAAGAATAAAACGTGGTGTGAGCTGCTTTGGTCGTTACATGCCCCGTATGATT GCAATTCCTCCTGGCATGGAGTTTAGCCATATAGCACCTCATGATGTTGATCTGGATGGTGAAGCTGGAAATGAAGATGACTCAGCTTCACCAGATCCACCTATTTGGGCTGAT ATAATGCGCTTCTTCTCAAACCCCCGTAAGCCCATGATTCTTGCTCTTGCTCGTCCTGATCCCAAGAAGAATATCACTACTCTAATCAAGGCATTTGGTGAACATCGTGAATTGAGAAATTTAGCAAATCTG ACACTGATCATGGGCAATCGTGATGTCATTGATGAAATGTCAAGCACAAATGCAGCTGTTTTGACTTCAGTACTCAAGCTAATTGATAAATATGATCTATATGGGCAGGTGGCATATCCAAAGCACCATAAGCAATCAGAAGTTCCTGATATTTATCGTTTAGCGGCGAGAACAAAG GGGGTTTTTATCAATTGTGCGTTCATTGAACCATTTGGACTTACCTTGATTGAG GCTGCTGCATATGGTTTACCAATGGTTGCCACACGAAATGGTGGGCCTGTCGACATACATCGG GTTCTTGATAATGGTATTCTTGTTGATCCCCACAATCAAAATGAAATAGCTGAAGCACTTTATAAGCTTGTATCAGATAAACATTTGTGGGCACAATGCCGGCAGAATGGTCTGAAAAACATCCATCAATTTTCATGGCCTGAACATTGCAAGAACTACTTGTCACGTGTTGGCACACTCAAGCCTAGACATCCCCGCTGGCAAAAGAGTAATGATGCAACTGAAATATCTGAAGCAGATTCACCTGAAGACTCTCTAAGGGATGTTCATGACATATCTCTTAACTTAAAGCTTTCCTTGGACAGTGAAAAATCAGGCAGCAAAGAAGGAAATTCAAATATTGTGAGAAGACATCTTGAGGATGCAGTACAAAAGTTGTCAATCAGTGTTAGTGCCAGCAGTGTGGAGGGGTTAAGTGAGAATGTTAGATGGCCATCATTGTGTGGGAGGAAGCACATCATTGTGATTGCTGTAGACTCTGTGCAAGATGCAGACTTTGTTCAGattattaaaaatatttttgaagcTTCAAGCTATAGGAGATTAAGTTGTTCTGTTGGTTTTGTGTTGTCTACATCTAAATCCATATCAGAAATACATGCTTTGCTAATATCCGGAGGCATAGAAACTAGTGATTTTGATGCCTTCATATGCAACAGTGGCAGTGATCTTTGTTATCCATCTTCAAGCTCTGAAGACATGCTTAGCCCTGCTGAGCTCCCATTCATGATTGATCTTGATTATCACACTCAAATTGAATATCGCTGGGGTGGAGAAGGTTTAAGGAAGACACTAATTCGTTGGGCAGCTGAAAAAAACAGTGAAAGTGGACAAAATGTAATTGTTGAGGATGAGGAAAGTTCATCCACTTATTGCATTTCATTTAAAGTGACGAATACTGAGGCT GCATCACCTGTGAAAGAGATTAGGCGGACAATGAGAATTCAAGCCCTGCGCTGTCATGTTTTGTACAGCCATGATGGCAGCAAGCTGAATGTTATTCCTGTTTTAGCTTCTCGCTCGCAGGCTTTAAG GTATCTGTATATAAGATGGGGTGTCGAGCTGTCAAACATGACAGTGGTTGTTGGTGAAAGTGGTGACACAGATTATGAAAGTTTACTTGGAGGTGTGCACAAGACCATCATACTCAAAGGCTCGTTCAATGCTGTTCCAAACCAAGTTCATGCTGCTAGGAGTTATTCCTTGCAAGATGTTGTATCCTTTGAGAAACCAGGACTTGCTTCAGTTGAGGGATATGGTCCAGACAACCTAAAATCAGCTCTACAGAAATTTGGTATATTGAAAGACTAA